From Paenibacillus sp. GP183, one genomic window encodes:
- the secF gene encoding protein translocase subunit SecF → MIYKNKYDFVKNRRIFYAISALILVIGLAVTLIAGMNFGVDFKAGTNVDLVVGKTLDRAKVDQILAELTASGDLKSKHTEPTIGGNNKDRVSIRFEEVLNDAATQKLQDAFKSAYGTDVSKEINTVDPQLAKELLVKAVYAVAIASVLICIYVSIRFEWRFAIAAIIAILHDALMVIAVFAIFRFEVNLPFLAAILTTIGYSINDKIVIFDRIRENLRFTKLKTDNDLIQMVNDSIWQTMARNINTVLVVLVAAGCLYIFGSQSIKLFALAKLIGLTSGAYSSIFIACSLWYVLKRKSLGTKKKVAASNS, encoded by the coding sequence GTGATTTATAAGAATAAATATGACTTTGTAAAGAACCGTCGGATCTTTTATGCCATCTCCGCTTTGATTCTTGTTATCGGCTTGGCGGTAACCTTGATAGCCGGCATGAACTTCGGCGTCGATTTTAAAGCGGGAACGAATGTCGACTTGGTTGTCGGCAAAACACTGGATAGAGCGAAAGTGGATCAAATTTTGGCGGAATTGACGGCTAGCGGAGATTTGAAATCGAAGCATACAGAGCCTACGATCGGCGGCAACAATAAAGACCGGGTTTCGATCCGTTTTGAAGAAGTGTTGAACGACGCCGCCACGCAAAAGTTGCAGGATGCCTTTAAATCGGCTTATGGAACCGATGTTTCCAAAGAAATTAACACAGTTGATCCGCAGCTCGCCAAGGAGCTTTTGGTGAAAGCGGTATATGCGGTAGCGATTGCGAGTGTGCTGATTTGTATATATGTCAGCATCCGTTTTGAATGGCGCTTTGCGATCGCAGCGATTATTGCCATTTTGCATGATGCTTTAATGGTTATTGCTGTGTTTGCGATTTTCCGTTTTGAAGTCAATTTACCGTTTTTGGCTGCTATTTTGACGACAATCGGTTATTCGATCAATGATAAAATTGTTATTTTTGACCGGATTCGCGAAAATCTTCGTTTTACGAAATTAAAAACCGACAATGACTTGATCCAAATGGTTAACGATAGTATTTGGCAGACCATGGCTCGGAACATCAATACGGTATTAGTGGTTTTAGTTGCAGCAGGCTGTTTGTATATATTTGGAAGTCAATCTATCAAGCTGTTTGCCCTTGCCAAGCTCATCGGTTTAACAAGCGGAGCATACTCCTCCATCTTTATCGCTTGTTCGTTATGGTATGTTCTCAAAAGAAAGTCACTTGGCACTAAAAAGAAGGTTGCCGCAAGCAATTCATAG
- a CDS encoding cation diffusion facilitator family transporter, giving the protein MAVLTEERFKKAEIAAWVGIAGNIAVSVLKGIVGIKASSQALIADAVHSASDAAGSFAVLIGLRAAKLPHDENHPYASGKARSIASIIVSVILLFAGIEMGISAFKSLLHGVDAAPKSYAFIAIGISIIVKELIFRYKFNLGSKLGSGALNANALEHRSDIYSSIAALMGVLGAILGTYWGLPFFYYFDPAAGLFISLLVLKMGYNLVIEAIHHTLDDEFDQEDAVDLISTVQRVKGVIAVDDLRAKVLGNDIIVDVKISVHPKISVQEGHEIAKVTKQQLMKRFLHVSDVFVQVSPYHPGLPYKYNVDPDQDEFPTLIH; this is encoded by the coding sequence GTGGCCGTATTGACAGAAGAACGCTTTAAAAAAGCGGAAATTGCTGCCTGGGTGGGTATTGCGGGCAATATTGCTGTTTCCGTACTTAAGGGAATTGTTGGGATCAAGGCGAGCAGTCAAGCATTGATAGCCGATGCCGTCCATTCGGCATCGGATGCTGCAGGGTCATTTGCTGTGCTGATCGGTCTTCGTGCTGCCAAACTGCCCCATGACGAGAACCATCCTTATGCAAGCGGAAAAGCAAGGTCCATCGCTTCCATCATTGTTTCTGTTATATTACTGTTCGCTGGCATCGAGATGGGCATTTCCGCCTTTAAATCACTTCTTCATGGTGTGGATGCCGCACCCAAAAGCTACGCCTTCATCGCTATTGGGATTTCTATCATCGTCAAAGAACTCATCTTTCGATATAAATTTAATTTAGGCAGCAAACTGGGCTCAGGGGCGTTGAACGCGAACGCCTTGGAGCATCGGTCGGATATCTATTCCTCTATTGCAGCTTTAATGGGTGTGCTTGGAGCCATACTTGGCACTTATTGGGGTCTGCCATTTTTTTATTATTTTGATCCTGCCGCCGGACTTTTTATCTCACTGCTGGTGCTCAAAATGGGCTATAATTTGGTTATTGAAGCGATTCACCATACACTTGATGATGAATTTGATCAGGAAGATGCAGTCGATTTGATCAGTACAGTTCAAAGAGTCAAGGGCGTTATCGCGGTTGATGATCTGCGAGCCAAAGTACTTGGCAATGATATCATCGTCGATGTAAAAATCAGTGTTCATCCCAAAATATCAGTGCAAGAAGGTCACGAAATCGCAAAAGTGACAAAGCAGCAGTTGATGAAGCGTTTTCTCCATGTATCCGATGTTTTTGTACAGGTGAGTCCATATCATCCAGGACTGCCCTACAAGTATAATGTAGATCCGGATCAAGATGAGTTTCCAACGCTTATTCATTAA
- the recJ gene encoding single-stranded-DNA-specific exonuclease RecJ has product MLSSKARWDIGHAEESQVEELCSKLGLEPLIARLLVLRNVQTVEEAELFLNGGKDHFHDPFLLDGLRAAVDRIKQAITNQELIRIYGDYDADGVSSTSLMAHLLQGLNARYDTYIPHRVREGYGLNRNAIDLAKDQGVSLLITVDTGISAWEEVQYIHELGMDVIVTDHHEPPERLPDAVAVINPKKPGCPYPFKQLAGVGVALKLAHALLGRLPDELLEIAAIGTVADLMPLIGENRLIVKLGLERMQTSAYPGIRALLSIAGVDRKEVSAYHIGFALAPRINASGRLECADDAVKLLLTKDPEEAERIARELDDLNKERQRLVEEMTQEALVMAEEKRANGQDKVIVVAKENWNVGVVGIVASKIVDAFYRPALVLSIDPQTGWAKGSARSIAGFDMYKALTSCQEYLDHFGGHRAAAGMTLKREDLEIFTIKLNDLAEEWLEEEDFIPILKADAACSLSDVPISCIEGLGKLAPFGMSNPTPKFVFTDMMLEDNRIMGKEKQHLKLVLSQTQNELKSSVEAVGFSKGDLTDFIAPASRLRVLGELSINEWNGTRKPQIIMHDLHIPHLQVFDWRGTPKPVARIQALMDGTASRKELGGKPPAIVLFEEKDAKPYFAENALADSCPIWFVHTEGNLEPGNELANHLDFEEVHDMVLYTAPRSLSSLQSVLRQASGLMRCYAVFAEAGGESGGAIPSRDMFKQMYSLLLQQGEWDLQNRGVLQAFSKRSGLSPAMIEFMIRVFEELEFVERQENRIILCKTPVKRDLGTSRILQQREQRQEVEAISMYSTSKELVEWITKQLEQPIYKLEEMK; this is encoded by the coding sequence GTGTTAAGCTCCAAAGCAAGATGGGATATCGGCCATGCTGAGGAATCCCAAGTTGAGGAATTATGTTCGAAGCTGGGTTTGGAGCCTCTCATTGCCAGACTTCTTGTGCTTCGCAACGTTCAAACCGTGGAGGAAGCCGAGCTATTCCTCAATGGCGGCAAAGACCACTTTCATGATCCGTTTTTGCTGGATGGCCTTCGGGCCGCCGTTGATCGTATAAAGCAGGCCATAACCAATCAAGAGCTTATCCGGATCTATGGAGATTACGATGCCGACGGTGTTAGCAGTACGTCCTTGATGGCCCATCTTCTGCAAGGCTTGAATGCACGTTACGATACATATATCCCGCATCGCGTGCGAGAAGGATATGGACTTAACCGAAACGCCATCGATCTGGCCAAGGATCAGGGCGTTTCCTTACTGATTACCGTTGATACGGGAATCAGTGCCTGGGAAGAAGTCCAGTACATACATGAGCTTGGGATGGATGTCATTGTTACGGATCATCATGAACCGCCGGAACGATTACCCGATGCTGTAGCTGTGATCAACCCAAAAAAGCCAGGATGTCCTTACCCGTTCAAGCAGCTGGCTGGAGTTGGGGTCGCCCTTAAGCTGGCACATGCCTTGCTTGGCAGGCTGCCGGATGAATTGCTGGAGATCGCAGCGATAGGGACTGTGGCCGATTTAATGCCGCTTATCGGAGAGAATCGTCTTATTGTCAAGCTGGGGCTTGAGCGCATGCAAACATCAGCCTACCCCGGGATCCGCGCGCTGTTAAGCATTGCCGGTGTTGATCGAAAAGAGGTATCGGCCTATCATATCGGTTTTGCTTTGGCACCGCGAATTAACGCGAGCGGCAGGCTGGAATGCGCCGATGATGCCGTGAAGCTGCTGCTGACGAAGGATCCTGAGGAAGCAGAGCGGATTGCCAGAGAGCTGGACGATTTAAATAAAGAACGGCAGCGGCTTGTAGAGGAAATGACCCAGGAAGCTTTAGTGATGGCCGAAGAAAAGCGGGCTAATGGGCAAGATAAAGTCATTGTGGTGGCAAAAGAAAACTGGAACGTTGGCGTTGTAGGCATTGTCGCTTCCAAAATTGTAGATGCGTTCTATCGGCCTGCATTAGTTCTCAGCATTGATCCTCAGACCGGATGGGCAAAGGGATCCGCCCGCTCGATAGCCGGTTTTGACATGTACAAAGCACTGACGAGCTGCCAAGAATATCTGGATCATTTTGGAGGACATCGAGCAGCAGCAGGCATGACACTGAAACGTGAGGATTTGGAAATATTTACGATTAAACTTAATGATTTGGCTGAGGAATGGCTGGAAGAAGAAGATTTTATTCCCATTCTTAAGGCAGATGCAGCATGCAGCTTATCGGATGTTCCTATTTCCTGTATTGAAGGCTTGGGAAAGCTGGCCCCATTTGGAATGAGTAATCCGACTCCAAAGTTTGTTTTTACTGACATGATGCTCGAGGATAATCGTATAATGGGTAAAGAAAAGCAGCACTTAAAGCTGGTTTTGTCTCAAACGCAAAATGAGTTGAAGAGCTCTGTGGAGGCAGTGGGCTTTAGCAAAGGCGACCTGACCGACTTTATTGCGCCAGCTTCGCGACTTCGGGTTCTTGGGGAGCTTTCCATTAATGAATGGAATGGGACACGCAAGCCGCAGATTATCATGCATGATCTGCACATTCCGCATCTTCAGGTATTCGACTGGAGGGGAACTCCAAAGCCTGTCGCGAGAATTCAAGCGTTAATGGACGGCACTGCCAGTCGCAAAGAATTGGGAGGCAAGCCACCTGCAATCGTACTTTTTGAGGAAAAGGATGCTAAACCCTATTTTGCAGAAAATGCTTTGGCTGACAGCTGTCCAATCTGGTTTGTACATACAGAAGGCAACTTGGAACCTGGCAATGAGTTGGCTAATCATCTGGATTTTGAAGAAGTTCATGATATGGTACTGTATACGGCTCCAAGGAGCTTAAGCAGTCTGCAATCGGTTTTAAGGCAAGCCTCGGGGCTTATGCGATGTTATGCTGTTTTTGCTGAAGCAGGCGGGGAAAGCGGCGGGGCGATTCCATCCCGAGACATGTTTAAACAGATGTATTCGCTGCTCCTCCAGCAGGGTGAGTGGGATCTGCAGAACCGCGGCGTGCTCCAGGCTTTCAGCAAGCGTTCGGGGCTTTCACCCGCCATGATTGAATTTATGATTCGTGTATTTGAAGAGCTTGAGTTCGTGGAGAGGCAGGAAAACCGCATCATATTATGCAAAACTCCGGTCAAGAGGGATTTAGGCACATCTCGAATCTTGCAGCAGCGTGAGCAGCGGCAGGAAGTCGAAGCTATCAGCATGTACTCGACAAGCAAAGAATTAGTTGAATGGATTACTAAGCAATTGGAGCAACCCATCTATAAATTGGAGGAAATGAAATGA
- a CDS encoding adenine phosphoribosyltransferase has protein sequence MNFKDYIRVIPDYPQPGIRFKDITTLLKNGPVYQEAINQLKLLVKEMQVEVIAGPEARGFVIGAPLAYSLGVGFIPIRKTGKLPGETIEADYALEYGKDRLAMHKDSIKPGQKVLIADDLLATGGTIQTSINLINQLGGDIVGAAFLIELSYLDGRSKLGELDVVSLIQF, from the coding sequence ATGAATTTCAAAGATTACATCCGTGTCATTCCGGATTATCCTCAGCCCGGCATTCGCTTCAAGGATATTACGACCTTGCTCAAAAATGGACCGGTTTATCAAGAAGCCATTAATCAATTGAAACTTTTGGTCAAAGAAATGCAAGTGGAAGTTATTGCCGGACCTGAAGCCCGGGGCTTCGTTATTGGAGCTCCTCTGGCCTACTCGCTGGGTGTTGGGTTTATTCCCATCCGCAAAACGGGCAAATTGCCAGGAGAAACCATTGAAGCGGACTATGCTTTGGAATATGGAAAAGATAGGCTGGCCATGCACAAAGACAGCATCAAACCGGGGCAAAAGGTGCTGATCGCTGATGACCTGTTGGCTACCGGCGGAACAATTCAAACCTCGATCAACTTGATCAATCAGCTTGGCGGAGACATTGTGGGGGCGGCCTTTTTGATAGAGCTCTCCTACCTGGATGGCCGATCCAAATTGGGCGAGTTGGATGTTGTCTCATTGATTCAATTTTGA
- a CDS encoding bifunctional (p)ppGpp synthetase/guanosine-3',5'-bis(diphosphate) 3'-pyrophosphohydrolase: MGIEQLLEKASVYIKENDLLKIREAFEFAEEAHHGQMRKSGEPYILHPLAVAEILVNMQMDTTSIIAALLHDVVEDTTVSLETVNDKFGKTCAMLVDGLTKLERIQFKSKEEQQNENYRKMFVAMAQDIRVILIKLADRLHNMRTLKYQSEESQRRIAEETIEIFCPIAHRLGISTIKWEMEDIALRYLNPQQYYRIVNLMQKKRAEREQYIQDVIDSIKDKLDEMGIQGDISGRPKHIYSIYKKMSSRGKQFNEIYDLMALRVIVDGIKDCYATLGIIHTLWKPMPGRFKDYVAMPKPNMYQSLHTTVIGPLGEPLEVQIRTWDMHRTSEYGIAAHWAYKEGSMVPSGTFEDKMNWFREILELQQETNDASEFMESMKMDFFSDLVFVFTPKGEVIELPAGSVPLDFAYRIHTEVGNRTIGSKVNGRIVPLDHKLKTGDIVEILTSKHSYGPSQDWVKIAQSSHAKSKIRQFFKKEKREENVEKGKEAIERELKRLAIDPPMLMTNENLLEAARKYNFNDIEDMMSAVGFGGITAAQICTKLTEKMRKDAEDAQVLQLTNEVKEVKAGAVEPKSRPTNGVRVKGVDNLLVRFARCCNPVPGDPIIGYITRGRGVSVHRSDCTNIPTGDGEEQRVIEVEWAEVVESNFNVEIEITGHDRRGLLNEVLQAVSESKTTMSAVSGRSDKNKMAMIHITILIKNIDHLHSVVEKIKRVKDVYSVQRIMQS, from the coding sequence ATGGGTATCGAGCAGTTGCTGGAGAAAGCTTCAGTATATATCAAAGAAAATGACTTGCTCAAGATCCGGGAAGCGTTTGAATTTGCAGAAGAGGCACATCATGGTCAAATGCGTAAGTCGGGGGAGCCCTATATTTTGCACCCTCTGGCCGTGGCCGAGATTCTTGTCAATATGCAAATGGACACTACCTCGATTATTGCTGCACTGCTTCATGATGTCGTAGAAGATACTACGGTTTCCTTGGAAACTGTGAATGATAAATTCGGCAAAACCTGTGCGATGCTTGTCGACGGATTAACGAAGCTGGAGCGTATTCAGTTTAAATCCAAGGAAGAGCAGCAAAATGAAAATTATCGGAAAATGTTTGTGGCGATGGCGCAGGATATTCGCGTTATTTTGATTAAACTCGCGGATCGGCTGCATAATATGCGGACGCTTAAATACCAATCGGAGGAAAGCCAGCGGCGCATTGCTGAAGAAACAATTGAGATATTTTGTCCGATTGCGCATCGGCTCGGGATTTCCACGATCAAATGGGAGATGGAGGATATTGCCCTCCGTTACTTGAATCCCCAGCAGTACTACCGAATCGTTAATTTGATGCAAAAAAAACGGGCGGAGCGCGAACAATATATTCAAGATGTCATCGACAGCATCAAAGATAAACTAGACGAAATGGGGATCCAGGGCGATATTTCCGGCAGGCCTAAACACATCTACAGCATCTACAAAAAAATGAGTTCCAGAGGCAAACAGTTCAATGAGATTTATGATTTGATGGCGCTGCGTGTCATCGTGGACGGGATTAAAGATTGCTATGCAACCCTCGGTATTATTCATACTCTGTGGAAACCGATGCCGGGAAGATTCAAGGACTACGTGGCCATGCCCAAGCCGAATATGTATCAGTCCCTGCATACAACGGTCATTGGACCGTTAGGCGAGCCGCTGGAGGTGCAGATTCGAACCTGGGATATGCACAGAACCTCAGAGTACGGGATCGCGGCGCACTGGGCTTACAAGGAAGGCTCCATGGTGCCGTCAGGAACCTTTGAGGATAAGATGAATTGGTTCCGCGAGATTCTCGAGCTGCAGCAAGAAACTAATGATGCTTCCGAGTTTATGGAATCTATGAAAATGGATTTTTTCTCGGATCTCGTCTTTGTGTTTACGCCTAAAGGTGAAGTGATTGAGCTGCCGGCAGGGTCTGTCCCGCTTGATTTTGCTTATAGGATTCATACCGAGGTTGGAAATCGAACTATCGGTTCAAAGGTCAATGGTAGAATCGTACCGCTGGATCATAAGCTCAAGACGGGTGACATTGTTGAAATTCTAACCTCGAAGCATTCTTACGGTCCAAGTCAGGACTGGGTGAAAATCGCACAATCTTCTCATGCCAAAAGTAAAATCAGGCAGTTCTTCAAAAAAGAAAAACGCGAGGAGAACGTTGAAAAAGGTAAGGAAGCGATTGAACGCGAATTGAAGCGGCTCGCCATTGATCCTCCGATGTTAATGACCAATGAAAACTTGCTGGAAGCAGCTCGCAAATATAATTTTAACGATATTGAGGATATGATGTCTGCAGTAGGATTTGGCGGAATTACGGCTGCTCAAATCTGCACCAAGCTGACGGAAAAGATGCGCAAGGATGCGGAAGACGCTCAAGTGCTGCAGCTGACGAATGAAGTTAAAGAGGTTAAAGCGGGAGCGGTTGAGCCTAAGAGTCGGCCGACCAATGGAGTAAGAGTCAAAGGCGTAGATAATCTCTTGGTACGTTTTGCCCGATGTTGTAATCCTGTACCGGGGGATCCTATCATTGGGTACATCACTCGAGGTCGAGGCGTTTCCGTTCATCGATCGGATTGTACCAATATTCCAACCGGTGATGGCGAAGAGCAGCGAGTTATTGAAGTGGAATGGGCGGAGGTTGTTGAATCCAATTTCAATGTCGAGATTGAGATTACCGGCCATGACCGTCGCGGATTGCTAAATGAGGTGCTGCAGGCTGTCTCTGAGAGTAAAACAACCATGTCTGCTGTGTCCGGGCGTTCGGATAAAAACAAGATGGCTATGATCCATATCACGATTTTGATCAAAAATATCGATCACCTGCACTCTGTTGTTGAAAAAATTAAGCGTGTCAAGGATGTATACTCGGTGCAGCGCATCATGCAAAGCTAG